The Salvia splendens isolate huo1 chromosome 20, SspV2, whole genome shotgun sequence nucleotide sequence ccGTCAGCCAAAATTACTCAGTCTGAATTTTTAGaaactaaaccctaaaccctccCACCATGGGAATCACTCTCCACTCACAATACTCCAACCACTTTTTATAAAACCCATGCCACTATCGATAGTGATTATTTCTAtaggatagagggagtatatagaaGATATACGTGCATGTATAGCATGATGTGTGTTATGACAATTAATCATTTCGAATTATAAGATAGCAGTAGCATTTAAGTATACAGATCTGACCCCAAaagtattttgtgtacatttaaCTATTCCAAGTTATTTGAGGCTGATTTTTAATGGTAATGTGCTGAATGCTACTGGAAGCAAGGAATACTCAGATAAGGAATAGCAGAGAAATTTAATAAACCTGGTTTTATGCTTTCACTGATATAGGTTTTACATGAATGCCTCAGTGGACATACATTGTAGGTCGAATAACCTTGTAAATggaaaataatttcacaaaaagaaaaaaatttctaTCGAAACTCTCCACTACCATGAGTCATGACATCTATGTGTTGTTTTCTTCCTGATTGAAGAACAGGAGAGCTTTTTGAAGTAAAAGTCTGCTTTTACAATAGAAAGTGTTTATCAGTAGTGTTATGCACTTGCTCCAAACGTACTTGAAAATCAATCCACTTCCAatgcaaaaataaaagaaaaactaGAACCTACAATTAGCACTAGTGCACTCACTACTCCAAAATGAACATTTGGAGAGACCAGTTATTCCAAATAAACACTTGAAAAAGATCCTGCTATGTAATCTATTAGGCGTTCACACACAACATCTGTGGATCTGCCTCCAGGTAAATTCTAGTAATCGTGTCACTATATTGTAAAACAGAACAACCTAAAATAGGTAAGCTGAAACAAATCATAGTTAAgcaattaaagaaaataagaagAAGAGGTAATAGATAAACAGTTGAGCAACAGGATAATACAAGCTAAAATAGTCGTAGTAAACTACAGAAACTGAAAATTGCAGAATAATTCTAACTAAACCGATACTATTTCCCGATCTAGGGCAAAATACAATGAAAGGGAAGAGTATACCTACAATCGGGTGTCGGGGCACTGGAATCCACTTTTCGCCAAGTAATGCTCCACCAATTCATCAGGTATCTGTGTAGCAACACGATTAGTTACAAATTAAACGGATGCGAAATTCTAATTGCAACACGGCGAGGTATAGATAGCGACTATTACCGTGGGGGTATAATCCATTAAAGAAGCGAGGAATTCAGTGAGCGCAGTATCGTCGTCGTGGCGCCCATCCTTGGGTTGCTGATGGCTGGTTTGGCCGTTCATTTCACTGTCCTTCCCTAGGCTAAATTAGCGGCGGAGATGGAAGCGGCGCGTGAGCTCAGACTCGACGATCACTTTATTCCTTGGACTGAATTGAGCTATAAATAAGTATTCGTTCGTCGGGTCATTTCGGGTCGGTTTATGGAGCCCGACCCGATCCAAGTCCGAAATTGTAATTTTTCAACCCATCGTATTATCCAGTTTAAATCGTAAATCTCTATAACCCTCAATTAGCATTTACTAATCTCAATTATAGTCTGAGCATTTGAGGATAGTTTGGTCCAACTTTTTtgtaaaaactgaaaatatccTTCCAATGATAATGCTAGGTATGGTTATTAAAGAATATTAACAACAGGTAATATTATTTCTATATCCAAGGACTTAAAATATCTATCTCTGTTCATAAATagcaaaattataaataatacaaattttaGTACGTAATTTGCTAAAGTAAGAGAAACATAATCagacaaaattataaataacatgaattttagtacataattgataaagtaggagaaagtAAGACAAAATATGATAGAAATGGTGTAAGTAAATTGTTGAGTCCACATTATTGTTAGTGTTtaaaacttttaatttttagaattgaTCAAAAGTTTAGTGAAGTatccaaaattatataaatagtCCACTTTTTTGTTGGCGAATATAGTGATTCTCTCTAAAATCTTAAAACAACAATCAATTATGTATTTGGTCTTGTTTTTTCGTACTTGTTttctaaaaaaaagttaaattagTGTTTTGGGATCTATTCTGAATTCTAAATTAAATAAGGATACATATCATATGCCTCGCCAGTCAGTTTCTATAATTGCTGTGAATTTCAGCCAGTAACAACAAAtactaaaatttgatatttgtgGAGTGACATAACGTCTCTTTATTACATTGAGCCATCATTAAACTAGTAATTCTATTATTGAGGCCTCAATATAAGCAGACTCtggagaaaaagaagaaagtcTCATCTCTGCTGCTGGCCGTACCGTTGTATCCCGTAAACATCAACGATGCCCGGAGGGAATACGGGGTCAGTCGCTGCTCTCACAGCAACCTTAGCCACAGCACTGACACTAACAGGCGGGGTTAATAGAGGACCAACAAGGGGAATCTGGTTCAGAGCTTTAGTATACTGGAGCACCTGCATGTTCACCAATCGGGAACGGCTTCAAATGACTGAAAAAAGAAACAGCACACACACAGATGAATCTAAACAAAAATTAAGCCTCACCGTCTCCAAAGGAGTCCCAATGACACCGAGTGGTAACTTCATGCTCCCAACACGACGAGTTCCATGAATGAATCCCGGCCTCAATATTACTCCTGTTATAGCAAGAGGATCTTTCAATAAGGTTGAGCATGGTTATGTGATGTATTTCTTAATTCAGATTTATGGTCAACCAAGCAAGTCTTTGAACTCATAACTCTGTCCTAGAAAAGTAACTAGGTCGATTTGGTATATATATTACACAAAATTATAAGTTAAAAAACCAAGAAAAGGCCAGTCTTAGCAGCTCACCTCCGTATGGATACCTGGTGAGTAGCTCCGTCTCAGCGGCTCGCTGCACAACATATGATACTGGCATCAGAGATATATGACATACAGAGTAGTAAATATGCAAGAAATTTTCCAAGTGAAGATTCATTCATCTTTACGCGGTACTTTTTTAAAACTAACAGGAGTGTTGTTACTTGTTACATCCCTTCCTAATTATCAGGAACTCCCAGTCACCtaccatattttttttcttcatgcCATTGTTTCATAAAAGAAATAATTTGTTTTCTAAGCAGTGAGGGTAATTATAAACTCTTTCTTAAATGCTACATGTGCTCCACCACTTGGGATCAACAATGACTTCATGTGTGTAGGCACGTACGATATCTGATCATACCTTTCCTTCGTAATATCCTTGGAGAAGATAATTCACGAGGCCAAAATCAGCAGCAGAGATATATACAAACCTCTTTACACCTACAGACAAGGAGAAAAAAGGGGTTAGGACTAGAACTCAATCCATAAAATTCAGATATAATGAGAGGGTAAAGCCAACAGACCCTGGCTAAAACAAAAGTATTGAGGACAATCTATGGCCTTGCTACAAGAAAAGGGAAAAACCATAAAAGCACCTGCTTTTGAAGCAGCTCTAATAGCATTAATATTTGCAGTTCCATTGATTTTGTACATCTGTGAATTGGAACCAAACCCACCAACACAAGAAATCTGTGTAGGAAAACACATTCATCAATGATTGACATAAACAACAGCAAGCTTGGAAGAATGCAATATGAGCTCAAAATTAATATAGAAGAAAATCCAGGGAAAATTTTCTAATAAAATAATCTGAGCAGTCCTTCCCGACTCATGACAATCAGACAGGGAGATCGGACTGGTTAATAAGCACAATTATGGAGTTTCAAGTGCTTAAATTGCTATGCTCTCATGTACCTACATATGCATTTAAGAAATATGTGAATAAGAAAGGATTGATTCTGTACAGTGAGCAAGGCAAGTCATGCTTTCAGTCAATAAAAAGAATAGAGAAAATTTGTCAAGCACAACACAGAAGGATGGATTCTTTAGAAGTACTGTGAAGATTGGTCCAGACCAATATTAAATATCTTGTAATCTGATCATCACAAAATTCATATGTTCACTGGTGATATGCCTAGCTAACTTAGTACACCTACAGACAAGATAGACCTCTGCCCAACTATCATAACAATAATCCAATTGTGCAACAAATGCAAACGCTACTAAAGAAAGTGCAACTGTTAATATTTTGATACTATACAACACTGTATTTTCagtttattttgataatttacaacaaaaacaaaatgcGAGGCAAAATTAGAACGCACAATTGATGTAACTCCTTTCAGCGCATCCTTCCACGACTCAGACAAAAAAAGGTTACCTTCAAACAGGAAAAGGAAACTCAAATGAGTAAATTCCTTCTAATCAGTAAGGAGATTAGGGAGAGACAAATGAACACAACAGAGCAATCATAAAACCTTGATGCCACATTACTCTGTTAGCCCATGATTCTTGTATCGAGGGTCTTCCTGACCTGCAGATGGGAGAAAAAAAATGGTTTGTGAGGCGTGAGTAACAGATGTAACAAAACCACTTATAGTTAGAACAGAAAATGATACATCTAAGCTGAGGCAAAAGATGAAATGACGTTTGATAACACAGAGGTACCTCTTCCAAGCTAATTTTATCTTCATAAATATAAACTAGCATTTTCTGGACTCGGTTAGGTATACCCATAAGCCAGGGAAAATAACAAGAGTGCATTATAGGAAAAATATTCAAGTTGGGATATTCTCAACTTCCAACTTCAGGAAGATGTTCATCAGGGAGCCCAAATTTTATAACTCAAGAGAGAAATAGGATTGCAACTTCATACTGCAGCATGTATGAAGGAATTATCCCCTGAGTAACATGAAATAAACATGCAAATGATGGTTGAATTCGTCACAATACAAGCTTTCTTCTATAACTCTGAAAGTAAAGCAAGTGGTAGACAATCACACATT carries:
- the LOC121781159 gene encoding uncharacterized protein At1g32220, chloroplastic-like isoform X2 — encoded protein: MSRLIQYSRLSLPRFSIAASTNGRFFSTGPDKPTSPNGYVKPNKIEEAETVEVPPPPTEKLLVLGGNGFVGSNVCKEALNRGLTVASLSRSGRPSIQESWANRVMWHQGNLFLSESWKDALKGVTSIISCVGGFGSNSQMYKINGTANINAIRAASKAGVKRFVYISAADFGLVNYLLQGYYEGKRAAETELLTRYPYGGVILRPGFIHGTRRVGSMKLPLGVIGTPLETVLQYTKALNQIPLVGPLLTPPVSVSAVAKVAVRAATDPVFPPGIVDVYGIQRYGQQQR
- the LOC121781159 gene encoding uncharacterized protein At1g32220, chloroplastic-like isoform X1; protein product: MSRLIQYSRLSLPRFSIAASTNGRFFSTGPDKPTSPNGYVKPNKIEEAETVEVPPPPTEKLLVLGGNGFVGSNVCKEALNRGLTVASLSRSGRPSIQESWANRVMWHQGNLFLSESWKDALKGVTSIISCVGGFGSNSQMYKINGTANINAIRAASKAGVKRFVYISAADFGLVNYLLQGYYEGKRAAETELLTRYPYGAGVILRPGFIHGTRRVGSMKLPLGVIGTPLETVLQYTKALNQIPLVGPLLTPPVSVSAVAKVAVRAATDPVFPPGIVDVYGIQRYGQQQR